The DNA sequence GGATGGTGTCCACGCCCATCTGTGACTCACCGGATGTGCCGTAGACCCAGATGAACAGCCCGAACGTGATGATCATGACGATGTTGTTGAGGACCGGGGTCCACATCATCGCGCCGAACCTGCCGCGGGCGTTGAGAATCTGACCCATCACCACGTGCACGCCCATGAAGAAGATGGTCGGCAGGCAGTAGCGGGCGAAGGTGACGGCGACGCTGTTGGCGGCGACATCGTTCGCGATCGTGGGGGACAGCATGTGGATCAGCGTCGGGGCGGCGAACACCGCGACGGCGACGATCGCACCGAGCGTGACCATCACCAGCGTCAGCAGCCGGTTCGCGAAGGCCTCGCCGCCGTCCTCGTCGTTCTTCATGGCGCGAACGAGCTGCGGGACGAAGACCGAGTTCAGCCCGCCGCCGACGGTGAGGATGTAGATCATCGTCGGCAGGGTGTACGCGATGGTGAAGCTGTCGCCGAGCAGTACGGCGCCGAGTGCGGCGGTGATCACCAGGGACCGCACGAACCCGGTGAGCCGGGAGACGAGGGTGCCGGCGGCCATGACCGCGCTGGACTTGAGGATTCCGGAGACCTTGCCGCCGCCGCCCTGGGCGGGCGCGGGTGCGGGAGTCGGTTCGGGCTGGGGCGGTACGGGGGGCTTCCCCGACCCCTCCTGGTCCCGGAAGAGATGGGCGAAGGCGTCCGGTTCCTGCCGGTCGTCCGACGCCTGGGTGACGAGGGCGTCGACTCCGACGAACTGCGTGGTCGCCGGGCGGTCCCCGTACGGCAGGTGCCGGGAGGGCCCCGCCGGCTCGGGGGGCGGGGGCTGGGCCCAGATGCGCGGGTCGGGGGCGTACGGAGCGGGGGGCGGCTGCTGGTAGAGCGGCCCCGGCTCCTGGTACGTGCCGGGGGGCGGCGGCGGGTGCGCGGCGCGGTCGTAGAGTGCCTCGCCCACCGGGTCCTGGGCGGCCAGGTCCTGCGCCCGGTAGGGGTCGTCCTCGTAAGCGTGCTGGAGGTACGGGTCCGGCGGCACGGAGCCGTCCTGGCCGGCGCCCGGAGGAACCGGAGGCCCGCCCGGAGACGCAGCTCCGCCCGCGCCCTGCCCGCGGTCACCGTCGTACGGCGCGTTCATGGAAACCCCTACCTCATCGTCCCCGGCCGACCGGCCACGACAGACATCGCTCAACGGTCCACTTTCTCACCCGTTCCCGACGGGGCCCCGCTTTCCGGACCGGTGTCCGGAGTCGGGTCACTCGGCTGCTCGGGTCCGCCGCCGTTGCCGTCCGCCGTGTCGCTTGCCACAGCGCGCTTGCGGTGGCTGTACATCCTGACGCCCGCCAGCACCAGGAGCAGCAGACCACCGGCGAGGACGAGCAGCACGGTGGGCGTCACCTCGGAGACCTTCACGGTGAAGGTCATCTCCTCGCCGTACTGGGTGCCGTCCTCCGTGAACAGCCGGGCTGTCACCTGGGCGCGGCCGTTGGCGCTGGTCGCCGTGTCGAACTTCACCGACTGGCTGTGGCCCCCCGCGACGGTGACCGGCAGTTCGGCCGTGCTCCCGTCGTCGTTGAACTTGAGCCGGATGTTGTCCGAGGTCAGCTGGAGAACCAGCCGGTCCACGCCCTGCACCAGCTTGTTCTGCACGGTGACGGGGATCGTCGCGCTGCGCCCGGAGAGGGTGACGTCGGACTTCTCGATGAGCTGCACCTCGGAGGTGAGGCTCTGCAGATAGTCGCGGACCGCGTCCCGGTACTGCTGCGCGTCCAGGGGCTGTCCGCGCCAGGACGTCGACATCGAGCGGTTGACGGCGTTGCCGAAGGGCGTCACCACGCGCTCGGGCTGCGTCAGGATCGTCTCGAAGCTGTCGAGCGAGCCCTGGGTGGTGCGGATGTCCTGGAACGCCTGCGTGGGCAGTTCCTGGGCCCGGAGCTTCTTGGGGTACGCGGAGGCCCGGGGGACCTTGGCGGTGGCCCTCGGGTCGGGCTTCACCTCGGCGGCGGCGACGAGGTCGAGGGGCTGGGTCCAGCGGTTGCCCGCCAGGCCCTCCAGAGCGCGGGCCATCGTCTGGGCCTGTGCGGTGGTGGGCATCCGCGGCGGGGCCACGACGATGCTGCGCTCGTCGTCCGGCGCCTGCTCGGTCAGTGCGAGGGTGTGGGCGAGGAACTTCTGGACCGCGCGGGTGGCGGAGCCCGCCCTCGACATGTCGCCGTCGAACAAGGTCGACAGCCGCGCGTCCGCGACGACCGCGGTGGTGCCCCCGCCGATCGGCCGCGCCGCGGTCGGCGTGTACGGAAGTTTCGTGGTCTCCCGGAAGCTGTCGCTGCGGGCGATCACGTTGTGGGCCCCCGCCGAGGTCGCCACATCGACGATGGAGGAGTCCACGGCGCCGTTCACGGGCCAGGCGAAGTCGGTGGAGGGCTTCACATGGAGGATGGTCTCCACCGTGGTCGCGGCCACCGCGGAGGCGTTCTGCAGATGGCTGAGCGTTCCGGAGACGTTCTTGCCGCGGTGCGCGATGGAGGCCAGATCGGGGTCGGCGAACGGCAGCGCGACCACCTTGCCGTCCTCCACCACCTTCTCCAGCGCGGTGAGCCACTGCTTGGCGACTGCCTGGTTCTTGCCCGGGACGGTCGTGTCACCCGACTCGACCTCGTACTTCCCGGCCATCGCCGCGACGCTCGCCAGAAGGTCCGGGTCGACGACCCAGGTCACGGGGAGCCGGCTGCCCAGGGACACCAGCTGCTCCAGCCGGCCACCGGGTGCCAGTTCCTTGGCCAGGTCGTCGTCGGTGAACACGGGGGTCTGCTGTTCGTCCGAGCGGGTCTCCGCCGTGACGTGGGGAGAGGCGATCAGGGGCCAGAGGAAGGTGAGCTTCGTCCTGCTGTCGCTCGCCTCGGGCTGCCAGGGCAGGTACGAGCGCTCGATGCCCAGCACCCGCTCGTAGGGGGTGCTGGTCGTTCGGCCGGAGACCGAGACGCCGAGCCGGTAGACGCCCGGGTCGTCCAGGCCGAGCTTGTCGACGGGCACGGTGAGCGTGAAGTCCTGGCTGATCCCCTTGGCGAGCTTGGGGAACGTCACCGTGTACTTCTCCCCGACGGGGGCCGGGTCGACGCCCGGAACGTACGCGGAGCGCTTCGCGGCGTCGTCGACCTCGCCACGGCCGGAGAGCCGGGGGCCGACCCGCAGATCGACCTCGGCGCTGCTGATCGTCTCCTTGCCCCTGTTGGTGAGTGTTCCGGAGACGGTCAGGGTGTCGTCCTCCGCCGGAACGCTCGGGGAGAGCGTGTTCAGGGACACATCGACCGTACGGGAGCCGGTGGGGGCCTTGGCGGGCTCGGCGGCCGGAGCGGCACCGGTGGCCGGAACGGCCAGCAGACCGGCCAGCAGAGGTGCTCCGAGCACCGCTGCGGCCGTGCGCCGGAGCCACCGGCGGGCAGGAGAGGGACGCGTCCCCTGGAAGTCTGCCGCCTCGGCCACGCGCCTACCCGTCCCTCGTCGTCATCAGATGCTGTCGATCGTTCGGTCCTGCGTCCCCGCATGGTAACGAGGTGCGGCGGGCCGAAGTGCTGGGGTCCATCGCACATGATCGCGGGGGCCCCGCAGGGTCCCCGTAAACGATGACGCCCGGGCCGGTCCGTGCACGTACCCTTTTCTGTTGTGCCGAACGCCAACGAAGAGAACGCCAGTGCACTGAGCCAGGTGCAGCACCGCGCGGTGAGTGAACTGCTCCGGGTGTCCCCCGTCGCCGACGACCTCGCCCGTCGATTCCAGGAGGCCGGATTCGGCCTCGCGCTGGTCGGCGGCTCGGTCCGCGACGCACTGCTGGGCAGGCTCGGGAACGACTTGGACTTCACCACCGATGCCCGCCCCGAGGACGTGCTCAAGATCGTCCGCCCCTGGGCCGACTCGGTGTGGGAGGTCGGGATCGCCTTCGGCACCGTCGGTTCCCAGAAGGACGGCTACCAGATCGAGGTCACGACCTACCGGTCCGAGGCCTACGACCGGACCTCGCGCAAGCCGGAGGTCTCCTACGGCGACTCCATCGAGGACGACCTCGTACGCCGCGACTTCACGGTCAACGCGATGGCCGTGGCTCTGCCGGAGAAGGAGTTCGTCGACCCGTACGGAGGTCTCAAGGACCTCGCCGAGCGGGTGCTGCGCACCCCGGGCACGCCCGAGAACTCCTTCTCCGACGACCCGCTGCGGATGCTGCGCGCGGCCCGCTTCGCCGCGCAGCTCGACTTCGAGGTCGCCCCCGACGTCGTCACCGCCATGACGGAGATGGCCGCGCGGATCGGCATCGTCTCCGCCGAGCGGGTCCGCGACGAACTCAACAAGCTGCTGCTCTCTCAGCACCCGCGCAAGGGTCTGGGTCTCCTGGTCGACACGGGGCTGGCCGAGCAGGTGCTGCCGGAGCTGCCCGCACTGCGCCTGGAGAGTGACGAGCATCACCGCCACAAGGACGTCTACGAGCACTCGCTGATCGTCCTGGAGCAGGCCATCGGCTTGGAGGAGGACGGACCGGACCTCGTGCTGCGTCTGGCCGCGCTGCTCCATGACATCGGCAAACCGAGGACCCGCCGCTTCGAGAAGGACGGCAGGGTCTCCTTCCACCACCACGAGGTGGTGGGCGCGAAGATGACGAAGAAGCGCATGACCGAGCTCAAATACTCCAACGAGCTGGTCAAGGACGTGTCGAAACTGGTGGAGCTGCACCTGCGATTCCACGGGTACGGCGACGGAGAGTGGACCGACTCCGCGGTGCGCCGGTATGTGCGCGACGCCGGGCCGCTGCTCGAACGTCTCCACAAGCTGACCAGGTCGGACTGCACGACCCGGAACAAGCGCAAGGCGAACGCGCTCTCCCGCACCTATGACGGGCTGGAGGAGCGCATCGCCCTGCTGCAGGAGCAGGAGGAGCTCGACTCGATCCGCCCCGATCTGGACGGCAACGAGATCATGCGGATCCTCGGTGTCGGCCCCGGCCCGGTGATCGGCAAGGCGTACGGGTTCCTGCTGGAGCTGCGCCTGGAGCACGGGCCGATGGAGAGGGATGAAGCGGTGGCGGCGCTCAAGGAGTGGTGGGCGCGCCAGGACTGAGCCCGGCGGGGCGATGTTTCACGTGAAACATCAGCCGTTGGATGTGCCGAGGGGCGTTGTTTCACGTGAAACAACGCCCCTCGGCACATTCATGACCGGTTACCGGTCACCGGAGGGCGTCGGTGCGTCGTCGGCGGAACATCCCCGCCGCGACCACCGCGTACAGCACCGAGACGACCGTCACGACGGCGACTGATCTGCCGTCCGGCGGGAGCATCAGGGCCGCCACCCCTGCGGCGCTCACGAACGCGACGTTGAAGAGCACGTCGTAGAGCGCGAAGACCCGGCCGCGGAAGGAATCGTCGACCGAGGTCTGCACGACCGTGTCGGTCGCGATCTTCGACCCCTGGGTCACGACGCCGAGCACGAACGCGGCGATCAGCATCGGGGCGGGAGCGAAGGAGAGGCCCAGGGCGGGCGCCAGGACCGCTGCCGAGCCGGCGCAGCCCACGATCCACCCGTACCGGCCGAACTGCCCCACCGCCCATGGAGTGAGGACGGCGGCGACGAAGAACCCCGCGCCGGACACCCCGACCGCCAGACCGAGCAGGGCCAGTCCGTCGGACTCGGTGTCCGACCAGGCGTAGCGGCACAGCATGAGCACCATCACGGTGAGCGCGCCGTAACAGAAGCGGATCACGGTCATCGCGGCGAGTGCCCCGGCCGCATGTCTCCGCTGTGCCAGGTGGCGCAGCCCGGCGATGAGCCCGCGCGCGGTGACGGCCAGAGCGGCCCGCAGCCGCAGGGGCGTCCCGTCGGTATCCGGTCCCAGCAGAGCGCGGGGCAGGCTCAGGGACGCCAGCGCGGAGAGCAGGTAGAGCATCGACCCCAGCAGGACCACCGCCGCGTCGGACTCGTCGGCCACCAGTCGTACGACGAAAGCGAGGCCGCCTCCCGCGGTGGCCGCCAGGGTGCCCGCGGTGGGGGACAGGGAGTTGGCGACGACGAGACGGTCGGTGTCGACCACCCGGGGCAGGGCGGCGGAGAGACCGGCCAGCACGAAACGGTTGACGGCGGTGACGCACAGGGCCGAGACGTAGAAGAGCCAGTCGGGCACCGGGGCGAGCATCAGCAGGGCCGTGGAGCAGGCCAGAGCGGCCCGCAGAAGGTTCCCGTAGAGGAAGACCTGCCGCCGGGGCCAGCGGTCCAGCAGAACCCCCGCGAAGGGCCCGATCAGGGAGTAGGGCAGGAGAAGCACGGCCATCGCGGAAGCGATGGCGGCGGCCGACGTCTGCTTCTCGGGGGAGAAGACGACGTACGCGGCGAGGGCGACCTGGTAGACGCCGTCGGCGGACTGGGACAGCAGCCGCACGGTGAGCAGGCGGCGGAAGTTCCGCAGGCGCAGCAGGGTGCGCAGATCACGCGCGACAGACATGGGAGCAAGCGTCACACACGTAGGGGGTCCGCGGGCGGATTGCCCGGGGACCCCCTACGTGCGGCAGGAAGAGGTGAGCGTCTCCGCTCAGCGCTCCGGTGAGACTGTGTCAGCCGGGAAGGCCGGCTCAGCTCTCGGTGTCGCCGTTGATGAACTTCTCGACGTTCTCGCGCGCCTCGTCGTCGAAGTACTGCACCGGCGGGCTCTTCATGAAGTAGCTGGAAGCCGAGAGGATCGGGCCACCGATGCCGCGGTCCTTGGCGATCTTCGCCGCACGGACGGCGTCGATGATGACACCGGCCGAGTTCGGGGAGTCCCACACCTCGAGCTTGTACTCGAGGTTCAGCGGAACGTCGCCGAACGCGCGGCCCTCAAGGCGCACGTACGCCCACTTGCGGTCGTCCAGCCAGGCCACGTAGTCGGAGGGGCCGATGTGGACGTTGCCCGCACCGAGCTCACGGTCACGGATCTGCGAGGTGACGGCCTGCGTCTTGGAGATCTTCTTGGACTCCAGGCGCTCACGCTCGAGCATGTTCTTGAAGTCCATGTTGCCGCCGACGTTCAGCTGCATCGTGCGGTCGAGGATGACACCGCGGTCCTCGAAGAGCTTCGCCATCACGCGGTGCGTGATGGTGGCGCCCACCTGGGACTTGATGTCGTCGCCGACGATCGGGACACCGGCCTCGGTGAACTTGTCCGCCCACTCCTTGGTGCCGGCGATGAACACCGGGAGAGCGTTGACGAACGCGACCTTGGCGTCGATGGCGCACTGCGCGTAGAACTTCGCAGCGACCTCGGAACCGACGGGCAGGTAGCAGACGAGAACGTCGACCTGCTTGTCCTTGAGGACCTGGACGACGTCGACCGGGGCGTCCGCGGACTCCTCGATCGTCTCGCGGTAGTACTTGCCCAGGCCGTCGTGGGTGTGGCCGCGCTGGACGGTCACGCCCGTGTTCGGCACGTCCGCGATCTTGATGGTGTTGTTCTCGCTGGCGCCGATGGCGTCCGCGAGGTCGAGGCCGACCTTCTTCGCGTCGACGTCGAAGGCGGCGACGAACTCGACGTCACTGACGTGGTACTCGCCGAACTGGACGTGCATCAGACCGGGCACCTTGCCGGCCGGATCGGCGTCCTTGTAGTACTCGACGCCCTGCACCAGCGAGGCGGCGCAGTTGCCCACGCCTACGATGGCTACGCGAACCGAACCCATTCCGGTTGCTCCCTGTGTAATCGGTGTTTCCGATGAAGTCGCCGCGGAGTGCGATGACTTCACTTGGCGGTGTCGTCGGACGGATCCGGCCGGGTGTTGTCCCGATGCCGGGGCAGGCCGCCCGTCTCTCCAGGTGTGTCCTGCTGAGCAGAGCCCTCGGGCGAGGATCGTCTCTGATCCCGTCCCGACCGCTCGCTCTCGATGAGCTCGTTCAGCCAGCGCACTTCGCGCTCCACGGACTCCATGCCGTGACGCTGCAGCTCAAGTGTGTAGTCGTCGAGTCGTTCACGGGTGCGGGCGAGGGAGGCGCGCATCTTCTCCAGGCGCTCCTCCAGCCGGCTGCGGCGGCCTTCGAGCACCCGCATCCGCACCTCGCGTTCGGTCTGGCCGAAGAAGGCGAAGCGCGCTGCGAAGTGCTCGTCCTCCCAGGCATCCGGACCGGTGTGCGACAGCAGCTCCTCGAAGTGCTCCTTACCTTCTGCCGTCAAGCGGTAGACGATCTTCGCCCGGCGCCCTGTCAGTGAGGAGGAGGAAGCGGCCGAGCGTCCGGCGGCCGGCGTGGTGTCCGCCGGGGCACCGGCGGGCTCCTCGATCAACCAGCCGCTGGCGACCAGCGTCTTGAGGCAGGGATAGAGCGTTCCGTAGCTGAACGCACGGAAGATCCCCAGCGAGGTGTTGAGGCGTTTGCGCAGCTCATAGCCGTGCATCGGCGATTCGCGGAGCAGGCCGAGAACAGCGAACTCGAGGATGCCGGAGCGTCTGCTCACCGGTGTCTCCCCCTTCTCCCGCTGCCTCCGCCGGCACGGTCCACCGGAACCATCGGCGTACCTATGCCGTGCTGATGTATCGACTCGATACATCAGCACGATAGATCGGTCCGTCCTGTTCGACAAGGGTGACCTTCGTGAACGGCGTCACATCAACAATTCCCAGGGTTCGACTTGCGTTGTTTGGGGTGAAGTTCGGCGCTAGGCAGGTTTTGACCGTGCGTAGTCTGTGCGGCATGCAGACCACCGGGAACCGCGAGGCGCTTACGTGCGTCAGTCATCGCGGACTGCCGGATGTACTGCGGATGAGCCTTCCGCAGTGGCTTGTCCGTAATTCGGGGGGACCGGATCTCAACTGCCGCTTCCAGGCGCTCTCGCCTGCCCGAGGAGTAGTCGTTCCATGAGCGAGCACCGTCGCAAAACGCCTCAGCCACAAGGCGGCGGGCGTGCCGCGGCCAGACGCGCCGCCCAGCAGTCGACCGGACGCAGAGCAGTCCCGTCACGCAGAGCCACGTCGAGTTCACCTACCGAATCGTCGTCCGAGGCGCACGGCGGGGATCGCCCGTACGGCAGCCGCGCCGAGGCCCGTCGCGCGGCCCAGCGCGGCGGTGGCCGACGCCGCGGTGGCGGCGATCCCGTCGGCCCGGGAGGCCGGGGGCGCGACCACGGCGACACCGGCAAGAAGCGCTTCATCGACTACCCGCGCCACGGCAAGTACGGGTTCCGCCGCTGGGTGCCCTCGTGGAAGCTGGTGTCGGGGCTCTGTCTGGGCTTCCTCGGCGTGCTGATGGGCGTCGGGGGCGTCTCGTACGCCTTGGTCTCCAAGCCGAACATCAACGAAGCGGCCAGGGCGCAGAACAACGTCTACTACTGGGCCGACGGCACACAGATGGTGGCGACCGGAGGTTCGGTCAACCGCCAGGTCCTCAAGTACGAGCAGATCCCGGAGGAGATGCGCAACGCCGTCATCTCGGCCGAGAACAAGAGCTTCGAGACGGACAAGGGCATCGACCCGGTGGGCATCGGCCGCGCGCTGCTGAACATGGCCACCGGCGGTGAGACCCAGGGCGGCTCGACCATCACCCAGCAGTACGTGAAGAACTCCATGCTCACCCAGGACCAGACGCTCAAGCGGAAGTTCCAGGAACTTTTCATCACGCTCAAGGTCGCCGGTGAGGACAGCAAGGAAAAGGTGATGGCCGGCTACCTCAACGTCTCGTACTACGGGCGTGGGGCATCGGGGCTGCAGGCGGCGGCCCGCACCTACTACAACAAGGACGCCGGCGAACTGAACGCGAGCGAGTGCGCCTTCCTGGCCACGCTGCTCAAGGGTGCGAGCTACTACGACCCCGCAGGCGCCACCGACATCGACAAGAAGAACGCGACCAAGCAGAAGAACACCAAGCGGGCCAAAGAGCGGTGGGAGTGGATCCTTGACGAGCAGGTCAAGGACGGGCGCATGACGGCGGAGGAACGCGCCAAGTACAAGGAGTTCCCCATGCCGCTGCCGAAGAAGAAGGACGCCAAGCTGGGCGGCCAGACCGGCTACCTGGTGGAGCTCGCCAAGAAGTACTTCCTCGCCAACAACGATCGCCGCATCGACGCCAAGCAGCTCGAACTGGGCGGCTTCGAGATCCACACCACCTTCCAGAAGAAGAGGGTGGAGGAGCTCGAGGCAGCGGTGAACAAGGTCTACAAGGCCAAGATCCGGCCCGAGGAGCGCCCGAAGACGGACACGCACGTCGAGTTCGGCGGTGCGTCCGTGGACGCGAAGACCGGCGCCATCATCGCCACGTACGGCGGCCAGGACGCCACCACGCACTTCATGAACAACG is a window from the Streptomyces sp. MMBL 11-1 genome containing:
- the murJ gene encoding murein biosynthesis integral membrane protein MurJ; translated protein: MNAPYDGDRGQGAGGAASPGGPPVPPGAGQDGSVPPDPYLQHAYEDDPYRAQDLAAQDPVGEALYDRAAHPPPPPGTYQEPGPLYQQPPPAPYAPDPRIWAQPPPPEPAGPSRHLPYGDRPATTQFVGVDALVTQASDDRQEPDAFAHLFRDQEGSGKPPVPPQPEPTPAPAPAQGGGGKVSGILKSSAVMAAGTLVSRLTGFVRSLVITAALGAVLLGDSFTIAYTLPTMIYILTVGGGLNSVFVPQLVRAMKNDEDGGEAFANRLLTLVMVTLGAIVAVAVFAAPTLIHMLSPTIANDVAANSVAVTFARYCLPTIFFMGVHVVMGQILNARGRFGAMMWTPVLNNIVMIITFGLFIWVYGTSGESQMGVDTIPPEGVRLLGIGTLLGLVVQSLAMIPYLRETGFRFRPRFDWKGHGLGRTVKLAKWTVLFVLANQAGVLVVTQLSTAAGAASGHDGTGFLAYSNAQLIWGMPQAIITVSVMAALLPRISRAAHDNDPGAVRDDISQGLRTSAVAIVPVAFAFLALGLPMATLLYASSGIEAARSMGFILMAFALGLIPYSVQYVVLRGFYAYEDTRTPFYNTVIVAAANAAASALCYVVLPARWAVVGMAFSYGLAYAIGVGVAWRRLRDRLGGDLDGAHIVRTYARLCMAAVPAALVGGAAGFGILELVGTGALGSLAALICGGVLLLGIFFVAAKKMRIEEVNGLVGMVRGRLGR
- a CDS encoding DUF6049 family protein is translated as MAEAADFQGTRPSPARRWLRRTAAAVLGAPLLAGLLAVPATGAAPAAEPAKAPTGSRTVDVSLNTLSPSVPAEDDTLTVSGTLTNRGKETISSAEVDLRVGPRLSGRGEVDDAAKRSAYVPGVDPAPVGEKYTVTFPKLAKGISQDFTLTVPVDKLGLDDPGVYRLGVSVSGRTTSTPYERVLGIERSYLPWQPEASDSRTKLTFLWPLIASPHVTAETRSDEQQTPVFTDDDLAKELAPGGRLEQLVSLGSRLPVTWVVDPDLLASVAAMAGKYEVESGDTTVPGKNQAVAKQWLTALEKVVEDGKVVALPFADPDLASIAHRGKNVSGTLSHLQNASAVAATTVETILHVKPSTDFAWPVNGAVDSSIVDVATSAGAHNVIARSDSFRETTKLPYTPTAARPIGGGTTAVVADARLSTLFDGDMSRAGSATRAVQKFLAHTLALTEQAPDDERSIVVAPPRMPTTAQAQTMARALEGLAGNRWTQPLDLVAAAEVKPDPRATAKVPRASAYPKKLRAQELPTQAFQDIRTTQGSLDSFETILTQPERVVTPFGNAVNRSMSTSWRGQPLDAQQYRDAVRDYLQSLTSEVQLIEKSDVTLSGRSATIPVTVQNKLVQGVDRLVLQLTSDNIRLKFNDDGSTAELPVTVAGGHSQSVKFDTATSANGRAQVTARLFTEDGTQYGEEMTFTVKVSEVTPTVLLVLAGGLLLLVLAGVRMYSHRKRAVASDTADGNGGGPEQPSDPTPDTGPESGAPSGTGEKVDR
- a CDS encoding CCA tRNA nucleotidyltransferase is translated as MPNANEENASALSQVQHRAVSELLRVSPVADDLARRFQEAGFGLALVGGSVRDALLGRLGNDLDFTTDARPEDVLKIVRPWADSVWEVGIAFGTVGSQKDGYQIEVTTYRSEAYDRTSRKPEVSYGDSIEDDLVRRDFTVNAMAVALPEKEFVDPYGGLKDLAERVLRTPGTPENSFSDDPLRMLRAARFAAQLDFEVAPDVVTAMTEMAARIGIVSAERVRDELNKLLLSQHPRKGLGLLVDTGLAEQVLPELPALRLESDEHHRHKDVYEHSLIVLEQAIGLEEDGPDLVLRLAALLHDIGKPRTRRFEKDGRVSFHHHEVVGAKMTKKRMTELKYSNELVKDVSKLVELHLRFHGYGDGEWTDSAVRRYVRDAGPLLERLHKLTRSDCTTRNKRKANALSRTYDGLEERIALLQEQEELDSIRPDLDGNEIMRILGVGPGPVIGKAYGFLLELRLEHGPMERDEAVAALKEWWARQD
- a CDS encoding MFS transporter; this translates as MSVARDLRTLLRLRNFRRLLTVRLLSQSADGVYQVALAAYVVFSPEKQTSAAAIASAMAVLLLPYSLIGPFAGVLLDRWPRRQVFLYGNLLRAALACSTALLMLAPVPDWLFYVSALCVTAVNRFVLAGLSAALPRVVDTDRLVVANSLSPTAGTLAATAGGGLAFVVRLVADESDAAVVLLGSMLYLLSALASLSLPRALLGPDTDGTPLRLRAALAVTARGLIAGLRHLAQRRHAAGALAAMTVIRFCYGALTVMVLMLCRYAWSDTESDGLALLGLAVGVSGAGFFVAAVLTPWAVGQFGRYGWIVGCAGSAAVLAPALGLSFAPAPMLIAAFVLGVVTQGSKIATDTVVQTSVDDSFRGRVFALYDVLFNVAFVSAAGVAALMLPPDGRSVAVVTVVSVLYAVVAAGMFRRRRTDALR
- a CDS encoding inositol-3-phosphate synthase; the protein is MGSVRVAIVGVGNCAASLVQGVEYYKDADPAGKVPGLMHVQFGEYHVSDVEFVAAFDVDAKKVGLDLADAIGASENNTIKIADVPNTGVTVQRGHTHDGLGKYYRETIEESADAPVDVVQVLKDKQVDVLVCYLPVGSEVAAKFYAQCAIDAKVAFVNALPVFIAGTKEWADKFTEAGVPIVGDDIKSQVGATITHRVMAKLFEDRGVILDRTMQLNVGGNMDFKNMLERERLESKKISKTQAVTSQIRDRELGAGNVHIGPSDYVAWLDDRKWAYVRLEGRAFGDVPLNLEYKLEVWDSPNSAGVIIDAVRAAKIAKDRGIGGPILSASSYFMKSPPVQYFDDEARENVEKFINGDTES
- a CDS encoding PadR family transcriptional regulator; this translates as MSRRSGILEFAVLGLLRESPMHGYELRKRLNTSLGIFRAFSYGTLYPCLKTLVASGWLIEEPAGAPADTTPAAGRSAASSSSLTGRRAKIVYRLTAEGKEHFEELLSHTGPDAWEDEHFAARFAFFGQTEREVRMRVLEGRRSRLEERLEKMRASLARTRERLDDYTLELQRHGMESVEREVRWLNELIESERSGRDQRRSSPEGSAQQDTPGETGGLPRHRDNTRPDPSDDTAK
- a CDS encoding transglycosylase domain-containing protein: MSEHRRKTPQPQGGGRAAARRAAQQSTGRRAVPSRRATSSSPTESSSEAHGGDRPYGSRAEARRAAQRGGGRRRGGGDPVGPGGRGRDHGDTGKKRFIDYPRHGKYGFRRWVPSWKLVSGLCLGFLGVLMGVGGVSYALVSKPNINEAARAQNNVYYWADGTQMVATGGSVNRQVLKYEQIPEEMRNAVISAENKSFETDKGIDPVGIGRALLNMATGGETQGGSTITQQYVKNSMLTQDQTLKRKFQELFITLKVAGEDSKEKVMAGYLNVSYYGRGASGLQAAARTYYNKDAGELNASECAFLATLLKGASYYDPAGATDIDKKNATKQKNTKRAKERWEWILDEQVKDGRMTAEERAKYKEFPMPLPKKKDAKLGGQTGYLVELAKKYFLANNDRRIDAKQLELGGFEIHTTFQKKRVEELEAAVNKVYKAKIRPEERPKTDTHVEFGGASVDAKTGAIIATYGGQDATTHFMNNADATGAQVGSTWKPFVLAAAMQYGVRDPSGGKEQTNSQRTQVSPESVYNGDNKLEIRDYTGKTWLNENDEPWRQTNDGDQDYGEIDLRTAMEKSANSPFVQLGMDVGTDKVKDVAVASGLKDDDFMADATVPSFSIGTSSPSAIRMAGSYATFATSGQQNDTYSVTEVKREGLTVFKHKKRPQRAFSPVIADNVTDVLKNVVENGTGKPARLEGREAAGKTGTTDGNRSAWFVGYTPQISTAISMFRYDDDETNQEREFLKMFGTGGEKKIHGASFPASIWHDYMTGAMKGKKAISFPEPKDLGDVVWGGGAKSPSPTPSPTPSPTPSEEEKEEPPSPTPTQTTPSPTPSPTRSCSIWDPTCQEANGGANAGADGGGDNSGADAGGDNTGTTDGGDNTGTTDGGDSGGPQGGNGNPNGGNTIWGNGG